The following are encoded together in the Roseobacter denitrificans OCh 114 genome:
- a CDS encoding D-alanyl-D-alanine carboxypeptidase family protein, which translates to MKVRRTWPARYGLYAFAVLWMLVILPLTAAAAPYAAFVMDARTGEVLHSRNADTRLHPASLTKMMTLYIAFQAVENGEISLDTKVKISRFAAAEPPSKLGLKSGQRIAFRYLIRAAAIKSANDAATAIGEALEGSEAAFARRMNRTAKELGMTRTTFKNAHGLTESGHMSTARDMSLLGRHVLYDYPEYYNLFSRRSTHAGVRDVANTNRRLLAAYRGADGIKTGYTRAAGFNLVASAERGQERIIATVFGGTSTIARNKRVAELLDMGFKRAPSRATVRKPKKPSYFATRHQGTRDATIMTASLRPQIRPLVAAVESPVNAEDIIAAVEQAKTSTASIASTTGILNSDIKSALIEAQETPSTGSAVPIGGVAPVSIRPAMRPTDLINASLDQSAETEVVTRLSTSGGRQWGVNVGQFGSRYLAERALLTTALTEMETLDGTLRKVVRRSSGFDANFLGMTEDSADLACRRLQARNITCKTVGPS; encoded by the coding sequence ATGAAGGTTCGGCGCACCTGGCCGGCCCGGTATGGGCTATATGCATTCGCGGTACTGTGGATGCTCGTTATCTTACCTCTCACCGCAGCAGCCGCCCCCTATGCGGCGTTTGTGATGGATGCGCGGACGGGCGAGGTTTTACATTCCCGCAACGCAGATACGCGTTTGCACCCTGCATCCTTGACCAAGATGATGACGCTCTACATCGCTTTTCAAGCTGTTGAAAACGGGGAGATTTCGCTTGATACCAAGGTCAAGATTTCCCGCTTTGCCGCTGCGGAACCTCCTTCAAAACTGGGGCTGAAATCAGGCCAGCGCATCGCCTTTCGCTACCTGATACGGGCCGCTGCGATCAAATCCGCCAATGATGCGGCGACCGCCATCGGTGAAGCACTCGAAGGCTCAGAGGCGGCCTTTGCGCGGCGCATGAACCGAACCGCGAAAGAACTGGGGATGACCCGCACAACGTTCAAGAACGCGCATGGTCTGACGGAAAGTGGGCATATGTCCACCGCGCGCGATATGTCGCTATTGGGGCGTCATGTGCTTTATGATTACCCCGAATATTACAATCTGTTTTCTCGTCGGTCGACCCATGCCGGGGTCAGGGATGTTGCAAACACGAACCGCCGCCTTCTGGCAGCCTACCGCGGAGCGGATGGTATCAAAACAGGATACACGCGTGCGGCGGGCTTCAATCTCGTTGCCTCCGCCGAGCGTGGTCAGGAACGCATTATTGCAACCGTTTTCGGCGGCACCTCGACAATTGCGCGCAACAAGCGGGTTGCGGAGCTGCTCGACATGGGCTTCAAACGCGCGCCAAGCAGGGCAACCGTGCGCAAGCCCAAAAAGCCGTCCTATTTTGCGACACGACATCAGGGGACACGGGACGCGACGATCATGACGGCCAGTTTGCGCCCACAGATCCGGCCGCTTGTCGCTGCGGTGGAAAGCCCGGTCAATGCGGAGGACATAATCGCCGCAGTTGAGCAGGCAAAGACGTCGACAGCAAGCATCGCAAGCACCACGGGAATACTGAACAGCGATATCAAATCGGCCCTGATCGAAGCACAGGAAACCCCGTCAACAGGTTCTGCGGTCCCGATCGGCGGGGTCGCACCCGTGTCGATCAGGCCTGCCATGCGCCCCACGGACCTGATCAACGCCTCGCTGGACCAGTCAGCGGAAACCGAAGTCGTCACACGACTGTCGACATCAGGCGGGCGGCAATGGGGTGTGAATGTCGGGCAGTTTGGCAGCCGATATCTTGCCGAACGCGCGTTGTTGACGACCGCGCTCACAGAGATGGAGACGCTGGATGGCACATTGCGCAAGGTTGTGCGGCGGTCGAGTGGGTTTGACGCCAACTTCCTCGGTATGACCGAAGACTCCGCAGATCTTGCATGCCGTCGCCTTCAGGCGCGCAACATCACATGC
- the clpS gene encoding ATP-dependent Clp protease adapter ClpS, with protein MHRDLHMMSDRSEDDGDTSILTATKPKTKRPPLYKVLLLNDDFTPMEFVVHVLERFFGLNHAQAFEIMLTVHKKGVAVVGVFSHEIAETKVAQVMDFARRHQHPLQCTMEKEE; from the coding sequence ATGCACCGAGATTTACACATGATGTCTGACCGTTCGGAAGATGATGGGGATACCTCCATCCTGACCGCAACGAAACCGAAAACGAAGCGCCCGCCGCTTTACAAGGTTTTGTTGTTGAACGATGATTTCACGCCCATGGAGTTTGTGGTGCATGTGCTTGAGCGTTTCTTTGGTCTCAATCATGCGCAGGCGTTCGAGATCATGCTGACGGTGCATAAAAAAGGCGTCGCGGTCGTGGGTGTCTTCAGTCACGAAATCGCCGAAACGAAAGTCGCGCAAGTGATGGATTTTGCGCGTCGCCACCAGCATCCGCTGCAGTGCACAATGGAAAAAGAAGAGTAA
- a CDS encoding class I SAM-dependent methyltransferase → MIDARLVLALSEGGLVLPDAGQITVVKPPLDARLMELPRDRTCIVEGFKPAHEAWKARGYPCEAEFGGSHATTIICLPRAKKDARALIAQAMAPGAEMVIIDGQKTDGIDSILRDMRKRVEVSAPISKAHGKLFWCMAPDAELFEDWRDGPALTEGGFWTAPGVFSADAIDPASALLVDALPDKLGHEVADLGAGWGFLSAHILTRADVEAVHLVEAEHMALECARRNVTDPRAVFHWADATAWTPGRKVDAVVMNPPFHTSRTADPALGQAFVRAAAAMLKPQGQLWMVANRHLPYEQCLQDSFANCFEIGGDTRFKLFHAARPKRQVRR, encoded by the coding sequence GTGATCGACGCCCGTCTGGTGCTGGCGCTGAGCGAGGGTGGTCTGGTGCTGCCTGACGCCGGCCAAATCACGGTTGTTAAGCCGCCGCTTGACGCGCGACTTATGGAACTGCCGCGTGATCGGACGTGCATTGTCGAGGGATTCAAACCGGCCCATGAGGCGTGGAAAGCGCGCGGATACCCCTGTGAGGCGGAGTTTGGCGGATCACATGCCACCACCATCATCTGTCTGCCGCGCGCCAAGAAAGATGCGCGCGCCTTGATTGCGCAAGCTATGGCGCCGGGCGCGGAAATGGTCATCATTGACGGTCAAAAAACCGACGGTATCGACAGCATTCTGCGGGACATGCGCAAGCGTGTGGAGGTTTCCGCGCCGATCTCCAAGGCCCATGGCAAGCTTTTCTGGTGTATGGCACCGGATGCGGAACTTTTTGAAGACTGGCGGGATGGGCCGGCCTTGACCGAGGGTGGGTTCTGGACCGCGCCTGGTGTTTTTTCGGCGGATGCGATTGATCCGGCCTCCGCCCTGCTGGTGGATGCGCTGCCGGATAAACTGGGGCATGAGGTTGCTGACCTTGGCGCGGGGTGGGGGTTTTTGTCTGCCCATATCTTGACCCGTGCGGATGTCGAAGCGGTGCACCTCGTGGAGGCGGAGCATATGGCGCTCGAATGCGCACGGCGAAATGTCACTGACCCGCGCGCTGTCTTCCACTGGGCCGATGCCACCGCGTGGACGCCCGGGCGCAAAGTGGATGCCGTGGTGATGAACCCGCCGTTTCATACATCCCGCACGGCTGATCCCGCATTGGGGCAGGCGTTTGTGCGGGCAGCGGCGGCGATGCTCAAGCCGCAGGGGCAGCTCTGGATGGTGGCAAACCGTCATTTGCCCTACGAGCAATGCCTGCAAGACAGCTTTGCAAATTGCTTTGAAATTGGTGGTGATACGCGCTTTAAACTGTTCCATGCAGCGCGCCCCAAACGACAGGTCCGGCGCTAG
- a CDS encoding SDR family NAD(P)-dependent oxidoreductase, whose product MSFSISGKTAIVTGAANGIGLAIARQFADRGANVMCADIDERRLAEEWGDLSEDSNLRYFGGDLRQRLTIANLVSATIDSFDRVDILVNASRQVLETDALDFEDTSVSILLEQNLMTALHLTQQVAKRMIKQGVDQPEGQCGSIINLSSITARTTRPELMGYSIASAALEQMTRSMALVLAPERIRVNAIAFGSVMSASLKTSMSEHSEWRDEIRNQTPLARIAGPAELSDAVQFLAAESSSFMTGEVMTVDGGRSLLDAVAVPAH is encoded by the coding sequence ATGTCTTTTTCCATCAGTGGCAAAACGGCGATCGTAACAGGCGCGGCGAACGGCATCGGTTTGGCGATCGCCCGGCAATTTGCAGATCGTGGCGCGAATGTGATGTGTGCCGATATCGACGAAAGGAGGCTCGCCGAAGAGTGGGGCGATCTGTCCGAAGACAGTAATCTGCGTTACTTCGGCGGTGATTTGCGCCAGCGTCTGACAATCGCCAATCTGGTTTCGGCGACGATTGATAGCTTTGACCGGGTCGATATTCTGGTCAACGCATCGCGGCAGGTGCTTGAAACGGATGCGCTGGACTTTGAGGACACATCGGTTTCGATTTTGCTGGAACAGAACCTTATGACAGCACTGCATCTGACACAACAGGTCGCGAAAAGGATGATAAAGCAGGGGGTTGACCAGCCAGAGGGTCAATGTGGATCAATCATCAATCTCAGTTCAATTACCGCCCGCACCACGCGCCCGGAGTTGATGGGCTATTCCATCGCCTCTGCCGCGCTTGAGCAGATGACCCGCTCCATGGCGCTGGTTCTGGCGCCTGAGCGCATCCGCGTGAATGCCATCGCCTTCGGGTCGGTGATGAGTGCATCGCTGAAAACCTCGATGAGCGAACATAGTGAGTGGCGCGATGAAATTCGCAATCAAACGCCGCTGGCGCGCATTGCGGGCCCGGCTGAACTGTCTGATGCTGTCCAGTTTCTTGCGGCAGAGAGTTCAAGCTTCATGACCGGGGAAGTCATGACGGTCGACGGCGGGCGCAGCCTGCTGGATGCGGTCGCGGTGCCGGCGCACTGA
- the hemF gene encoding oxygen-dependent coproporphyrinogen oxidase, translating to MTTDYDTEKTRASAWFRDLRDQIVAAFEELERDHATGPLSDGEAAVFDVSETKRQSDDGSDAGGGLMSVMRGGRVFEKVGVNISTVYGTLGTRAQSAMAARKGIPGMKDDPRFWASGISLVAHMQNPHVPAVHMNTRMFWTPHAWWFGGGSDLNPCIEYDEDTAHFHAQQQEKLDPHGAELYPRLKEWADEYFYIPHRNRARGVGGIFMDDHCTNDWERDFALTQDIGRAFLPAYVPLVRKRRTQDWTDADKDAQLVHRGLYAEYNLVYDRGTKFGLETGHDANAVLMSLPPLAKWV from the coding sequence ATGACCACAGACTACGATACGGAAAAAACACGCGCCTCTGCCTGGTTTCGTGACCTGCGCGATCAGATCGTAGCAGCTTTTGAAGAGCTGGAGCGGGATCACGCGACAGGCCCTCTCAGCGATGGAGAGGCGGCCGTTTTCGATGTAAGTGAAACCAAACGCCAGAGCGATGATGGTTCTGACGCCGGTGGTGGTTTGATGAGCGTGATGCGCGGCGGTCGTGTGTTCGAGAAGGTCGGCGTGAATATATCCACCGTCTACGGCACCCTTGGCACCCGCGCGCAATCCGCGATGGCGGCGCGCAAGGGCATTCCGGGGATGAAGGATGATCCGCGCTTCTGGGCCTCTGGCATCAGCCTTGTCGCGCATATGCAAAATCCGCATGTGCCTGCGGTACATATGAACACGCGGATGTTCTGGACGCCCCATGCGTGGTGGTTCGGGGGTGGCTCCGATTTGAACCCTTGCATCGAATACGACGAGGACACCGCCCATTTTCACGCCCAGCAACAGGAAAAACTGGACCCACATGGGGCAGAGCTCTACCCGCGGCTGAAAGAATGGGCGGATGAGTATTTCTATATCCCGCACCGCAATCGGGCGCGCGGCGTGGGCGGGATTTTCATGGATGATCACTGCACGAACGATTGGGAACGGGACTTTGCCCTGACCCAGGACATCGGGCGCGCGTTCCTACCTGCCTATGTGCCACTGGTGCGCAAACGTCGGACGCAAGACTGGACGGACGCGGACAAGGATGCGCAACTGGTGCATCGCGGCCTCTATGCCGAATACAACCTGGTTTATGATCGTGGTACCAAGTTTGGATTGGAGACAGGCCACGACGCGAATGCCGTATTGATGAGCCTGCCGCCCTTGGCAAAATGGGTGTGA
- the hemC gene encoding hydroxymethylbilane synthase has protein sequence MTVMLPSPDSPLKIGTRGSPLAMAQAFETRARLMQAFDLPENAFTIVVIKVTGDMIQDRALKDIGGKGLFTREIEEDLLSEKIDIAVHSMKDMPTLQPDGLILDTYLPREDVRDAFISPTLKGIADLAQGAVVGTSSLRRKAQLLNRRPDLNVVEFRGNVQTRLKKLADGVAECTFLACAGLSRLKMDEVPATPIETDHMLPAVAQGAIGIERRIADTNTAELLSAIHDGPTGQRLAAERNFLLTLDGSCETPIAGLAELSGDHLRLRGEVLRPDGSEALNGERSGPISDGAAMGRDLAEKLLKRAGPSFFDWH, from the coding sequence ATGACAGTAATGCTTCCTTCCCCCGACTCGCCCCTCAAGATCGGCACCCGCGGCTCGCCTCTGGCGATGGCGCAGGCCTTTGAAACCCGTGCGCGCCTGATGCAAGCCTTTGATTTGCCTGAGAATGCCTTCACCATCGTCGTGATCAAAGTCACCGGTGACATGATTCAGGATCGCGCGCTGAAAGACATCGGTGGCAAGGGTCTTTTCACCCGTGAAATTGAAGAAGATCTGCTGTCAGAAAAAATTGACATCGCGGTGCATTCCATGAAGGACATGCCGACGCTGCAACCGGACGGGCTGATCCTTGATACCTACCTGCCGCGCGAGGATGTGCGCGATGCGTTCATCTCGCCGACGCTGAAAGGTATCGCCGATCTGGCGCAGGGCGCGGTGGTCGGCACTTCCAGCCTGCGGCGCAAGGCACAGCTGCTCAACCGCCGCCCGGACCTGAATGTGGTCGAATTTCGCGGCAATGTGCAGACGCGGCTGAAAAAGCTGGCGGATGGCGTGGCCGAATGCACCTTCCTTGCCTGCGCCGGGTTGAGCCGTCTGAAAATGGATGAGGTGCCTGCGACGCCGATTGAAACCGACCACATGCTGCCAGCGGTAGCGCAGGGTGCCATCGGGATCGAACGCCGGATCGCGGACACAAACACGGCAGAGTTGCTGAGCGCGATCCATGATGGCCCTACCGGTCAGCGGCTCGCGGCCGAACGCAATTTCCTGCTGACGCTGGATGGTTCCTGCGAGACACCGATTGCGGGGCTGGCAGAGCTTTCGGGCGATCATCTGCGGCTGCGCGGTGAAGTGCTTCGCCCGGATGGGTCCGAAGCGCTCAACGGTGAACGCTCAGGTCCGATATCGGATGGCGCGGCCATGGGGCGCGATCTTGCCGAAAAACTGCTCAAGCGCGCCGGACCCAGCTTTTTCGACTGGCACTAG
- the hemE gene encoding uroporphyrinogen decarboxylase: MAAAKTILRSLAGETLPTPPIWMMRQAGRYLPEYKATRAQAGDFLSLCYNPELAAEVTLQPIRRYGFDAAILFADILLLPQALGADLWFVTGEGPRLSTITTQADFDKLKPVDEIDAVLNPIYETVRILRRELPQETTLIGFAGAPWTVATYMIAGRGTPDQAPAHALKDENRELFEALLARITQGTIEYLSRQIEAGAEVVKIFDSWAGSLKGADFQRYALEPAREITAAIKARHPDIPVIGFPREAGDGYIGFAKATGVDCVALDNSVSAEWAAANVQVDGCVQGNLASSHMVTGGQALIDETRAIVKAFSGGPHIFNLGHGITPDADPDNVQRMIDAVRGQ; the protein is encoded by the coding sequence ATGGCCGCGGCAAAAACCATCCTGCGCTCTTTGGCAGGCGAAACACTTCCCACCCCTCCGATCTGGATGATGCGTCAGGCAGGGCGATATCTGCCCGAATACAAAGCGACGCGCGCGCAGGCCGGTGATTTTCTGTCGCTGTGCTATAACCCGGAATTGGCCGCCGAGGTGACGTTGCAGCCGATCCGTCGCTATGGGTTCGACGCGGCCATCCTTTTTGCCGATATCCTGCTGTTGCCGCAGGCGCTGGGGGCGGATTTGTGGTTTGTCACCGGCGAGGGGCCGAGGTTGTCCACCATCACAACCCAAGCGGATTTCGACAAGCTCAAGCCCGTGGACGAGATCGACGCGGTTCTGAATCCGATCTACGAAACCGTGCGTATTCTGCGCCGCGAGTTGCCGCAGGAAACGACGCTCATTGGTTTTGCCGGGGCACCCTGGACGGTGGCGACCTATATGATTGCCGGGCGCGGCACGCCTGATCAGGCACCTGCGCATGCGCTGAAAGATGAAAACCGGGAATTGTTCGAGGCACTTCTGGCGCGGATCACGCAGGGCACCATCGAATATCTGTCCCGACAGATCGAAGCCGGCGCAGAGGTGGTCAAGATTTTTGACAGTTGGGCCGGGTCGCTGAAAGGCGCGGATTTCCAGAGATACGCGCTGGAACCTGCGCGCGAGATCACCGCCGCGATCAAGGCGCGTCATCCGGATATTCCGGTCATCGGCTTCCCGCGCGAGGCAGGGGATGGATACATCGGCTTCGCAAAAGCCACCGGCGTGGATTGCGTCGCCCTCGACAACTCGGTCAGCGCGGAATGGGCGGCGGCCAATGTTCAGGTCGATGGCTGCGTGCAGGGTAATCTGGCGTCAAGCCATATGGTCACGGGCGGGCAGGCGTTGATTGATGAGACGCGCGCGATCGTAAAGGCGTTTTCTGGCGGCCCGCACATCTTTAACCTCGGTCACGGAATCACACCGGATGCTGACCCGGACAATGTGCAGCGCATGATTGACGCGGTTCGGGGGCAGTAA
- a CDS encoding TRAP transporter substrate-binding protein, producing the protein MISRKRFLNLAAAAVMALGGGAGGVSAQEVTLTLHQFLPPQANVPKLILDVWADNVEEASAGRIKIDRFPSMQLGGRPPELIDQAIDGVADVVWTVVGYTPGRFPRTEVFELPFMMTNARAASRAYWEMFETHMRDADFKDVEILGTWVHGPGIIHSNREVRTPADMEGMKIRGGSRLVNSLLEKVGAAPVGMPVPAVPEGLSKGVIDGTTIPWEVTTALKIPELVDNHTEFTGNALYVLTFVLAMNKDRYNSLPDDLRQIIDDNSGLEFSVFAGGVMEDNDAPARQLAADRGNTIVTLTAEEAQAWRDVAAPIYDEWVAEMSEKGIDGQALIDEARMLIDQYTE; encoded by the coding sequence ATGATTTCACGTAAGCGGTTTTTGAACCTGGCTGCGGCCGCCGTGATGGCCTTGGGCGGTGGCGCGGGGGGCGTGTCGGCGCAAGAGGTCACACTGACCCTGCACCAGTTTTTGCCGCCACAGGCAAATGTGCCGAAACTGATCCTCGATGTCTGGGCGGACAACGTCGAAGAGGCAAGCGCGGGGCGCATCAAGATCGACCGTTTTCCGTCAATGCAGCTTGGCGGGCGTCCACCGGAGCTGATTGATCAGGCGATTGACGGCGTGGCGGATGTGGTCTGGACCGTGGTCGGCTATACGCCGGGCCGTTTTCCACGGACCGAAGTGTTTGAACTGCCCTTCATGATGACCAATGCCCGTGCGGCGTCCCGCGCTTATTGGGAAATGTTTGAAACCCACATGCGGGACGCGGATTTCAAGGATGTCGAGATCCTCGGGACTTGGGTGCACGGGCCGGGCATCATCCATTCGAACCGGGAAGTCCGCACGCCCGCCGATATGGAAGGGATGAAAATCCGTGGCGGCTCGCGGCTTGTGAATTCGCTGCTGGAGAAGGTCGGGGCCGCGCCGGTAGGCATGCCCGTTCCGGCAGTGCCTGAGGGACTGTCCAAAGGTGTCATCGACGGCACCACGATCCCCTGGGAAGTGACCACGGCGCTGAAAATCCCCGAGCTGGTGGACAATCACACCGAATTCACCGGTAATGCGCTCTATGTTCTGACCTTTGTGCTGGCCATGAACAAAGACCGCTATAACAGCCTGCCCGATGACCTGCGCCAGATCATTGACGATAATTCCGGGCTTGAATTTTCTGTTTTTGCGGGCGGTGTCATGGAAGACAATGACGCACCCGCGCGCCAGTTGGCGGCGGACCGGGGCAATACAATCGTGACCCTGACGGCAGAGGAGGCACAGGCATGGCGCGATGTCGCCGCCCCCATCTATGACGAATGGGTCGCGGAAATGTCCGAAAAGGGCATTGACGGTCAGGCGCTGATTGACGAGGCGCGGATGTTGATTGATCAATACACCGAATAA
- a CDS encoding TRAP transporter small permease has protein sequence MIHQAIIRLARSTALIGGFLLVALIIMTTVSIVGRSLGDILHSDFAAHALGGFAQGMRDLGLGEVKGSYELLEAGVAFAIFSFFPICQLYTGHATVDVFTSRLPQALTRHLMAFWEVILTACLILISVQLFGGVQRYYGNGETTLFLQFPLWWAYAASFAASVVTCIVAVYCAIMRLCESVTGRSLLPQV, from the coding sequence ATGATACATCAGGCTATAATACGGCTGGCCCGGAGCACGGCGCTCATCGGGGGCTTTCTTCTGGTGGCGCTGATCATAATGACCACGGTGTCGATCGTCGGTCGGTCGCTTGGCGATATCTTGCACTCGGATTTTGCGGCCCATGCCTTGGGCGGTTTTGCGCAAGGAATGCGCGACCTCGGGCTTGGCGAAGTCAAAGGCAGCTACGAATTGCTGGAGGCTGGCGTCGCCTTTGCGATCTTTTCCTTCTTTCCGATCTGTCAATTGTACACCGGTCATGCCACGGTCGATGTGTTCACGTCACGGCTGCCGCAGGCTCTGACGCGTCACCTCATGGCATTTTGGGAGGTGATCCTGACCGCCTGTCTGATCCTGATCAGCGTGCAGCTTTTTGGCGGGGTGCAAAGATATTATGGCAATGGCGAAACGACGTTGTTCTTGCAGTTTCCCCTCTGGTGGGCCTATGCGGCCAGTTTTGCGGCTTCTGTTGTGACCTGCATCGTGGCGGTCTATTGTGCGATTATGCGCCTGTGTGAAAGCGTGACGGGCCGCAGCCTGTTGCCGCAGGTATAG
- a CDS encoding TRAP transporter large permease, with amino-acid sequence MDRLELGFWSFLVLLGMVFLRAPIGLAMLLCGFGGWYYAMNGNPVPLLAKLKSETYTTFSNYSLTIIPLFLLMGQFATLSGLSQALFKAAESFLGHRRGGVAMAAIGACAGFGAICGSSLATAATMSKVALPELRRYGYSGGFSTATLAAGGTLGILIPPSVILVIYAIITEQNIAKLFLAAFIPGILAALGYMLTISLYVRLYPDAAGTRAPVPMGDRWRALGATWPVLAIFGVVVGGIYLGWFTPTEGAAVGAAGTGLIAVVSRSLTWQTFKECLLGTGRTTAMIFFIVLGASFYNGFLALSGVPQFMADWVLAQDYSPWFVLSIILLFYLVFGCLMDSLSMILLTVPIFFPVISAMDFGMSPEHVAIWFGILVLIVVEVGLITPPVGMNLFIINAMDRETPITQTYKAVLFFVGSDILRVVVLVAFPAITLFLIPA; translated from the coding sequence ATGGACCGGCTCGAACTTGGGTTCTGGTCGTTTCTGGTGCTGCTGGGCATGGTGTTTTTGCGCGCGCCGATTGGGCTGGCGATGCTGCTCTGCGGGTTTGGGGGCTGGTATTACGCGATGAATGGCAACCCGGTGCCGTTGCTTGCGAAACTCAAATCCGAAACCTACACCACCTTTTCGAATTACTCCCTGACGATCATCCCGCTGTTTCTGCTGATGGGGCAGTTTGCCACCCTGTCCGGCCTGTCGCAGGCGCTGTTCAAGGCGGCGGAGAGCTTTCTGGGCCATCGGCGCGGTGGCGTTGCCATGGCGGCCATTGGCGCTTGCGCGGGATTTGGTGCGATTTGCGGATCGTCTTTGGCAACGGCGGCCACGATGTCCAAGGTCGCCTTGCCCGAATTGCGCCGCTACGGCTATTCCGGCGGGTTTTCAACGGCGACGCTTGCCGCTGGCGGGACACTTGGCATTCTGATCCCGCCTTCGGTTATTCTGGTGATCTACGCAATCATCACCGAGCAGAACATTGCCAAGCTGTTTCTGGCGGCGTTCATTCCCGGCATTCTCGCGGCGCTGGGGTATATGCTCACCATCTCACTATATGTGCGCCTTTACCCCGATGCAGCCGGCACGCGCGCGCCTGTGCCCATGGGCGATCGTTGGCGCGCTTTGGGGGCGACATGGCCTGTGCTGGCCATTTTTGGCGTGGTCGTCGGGGGCATATATCTGGGCTGGTTTACCCCGACCGAGGGGGCCGCGGTCGGTGCGGCAGGTACAGGGCTGATTGCCGTGGTGTCGCGCAGCCTGACTTGGCAGACGTTCAAGGAATGCCTCTTGGGGACGGGCCGCACGACCGCGATGATCTTTTTCATCGTGTTGGGGGCCAGTTTTTATAATGGATTTCTGGCGCTCTCCGGTGTGCCGCAGTTCATGGCAGACTGGGTGCTGGCGCAGGACTATAGCCCGTGGTTTGTCCTGTCGATCATCCTGCTCTTTTATCTCGTGTTCGGCTGCCTGATGGACAGCCTGTCGATGATCCTGCTGACCGTTCCGATCTTTTTCCCGGTAATCTCGGCGATGGATTTCGGGATGTCGCCGGAACATGTGGCCATCTGGTTCGGTATCCTCGTTCTGATCGTGGTTGAGGTGGGCCTGATCACACCGCCGGTTGGCATGAACCTGTTCATCATAAACGCCATGGATCGTGAAACGCCGATTACACAAACATACAAAGCCGTATTGTTCTTTGTTGGCTCTGACATCCTGCGGGTCGTGGTGTTGGTCGCGTTTCCAGCGATTACGCTGTTTCTAATTCCCGCTTAA
- a CDS encoding DUF309 domain-containing protein: MLNSAHDIPMPPHVYVPGFSPRHHDDWFDPIKRSVTPHVPVSELHNTPAFIAGRLYYDAGYFWEAHEVLEAVWIQTKDPSPERDMVLALIQLANARLKVLMLQPRAAWRLCDMVDTHLSRCPSSGIVLGLKVADMVSLVSEARRIAKEAMK; this comes from the coding sequence GTGCTTAATTCCGCTCACGACATTCCGATGCCACCACATGTTTATGTGCCGGGTTTCAGTCCGAGACATCACGATGACTGGTTCGACCCGATCAAGCGTTCGGTTACACCACATGTTCCTGTGAGTGAGTTGCACAACACGCCTGCCTTCATTGCAGGGCGGCTTTACTACGACGCGGGGTACTTTTGGGAAGCGCATGAGGTGTTGGAGGCGGTCTGGATCCAAACCAAGGACCCAAGCCCCGAACGGGACATGGTGCTGGCCCTTATCCAACTGGCCAATGCGCGCCTGAAGGTGCTGATGCTGCAACCCCGCGCGGCGTGGCGGCTATGTGATATGGTGGATACGCATTTGTCCCGTTGCCCGTCGAGCGGCATAGTGCTGGGGCTGAAGGTCGCGGACATGGTGTCTTTGGTCAGTGAAGCGCGGCGCATCGCAAAGGAAGCGATGAAGTAA
- a CDS encoding DUF2165 domain-containing protein: protein METALLLAQFSATGSIAGWLSLGVRDNILHPSVNETYTAEVMDMTRMRTEFPAQFAEVAHRAVSDRRTQLLAFRLIVVIELATVVLLWVGATALAMALFGFALPETARALAILGATAFTTIWAGFLIVGNHFSYWFCHEGAQNTHYQMTLWGLGTLILLAQTA, encoded by the coding sequence ATGGAAACCGCCTTGCTGCTCGCGCAATTCAGTGCCACCGGGTCCATCGCAGGCTGGCTGAGCCTTGGGGTGCGGGACAATATTTTGCATCCATCCGTGAATGAAACCTACACGGCCGAGGTCATGGACATGACCCGCATGCGCACGGAGTTTCCCGCGCAATTCGCGGAAGTTGCCCATCGCGCGGTTTCAGATCGCCGCACTCAACTCTTGGCGTTTCGCCTGATCGTGGTCATCGAACTGGCCACGGTGGTCTTGCTTTGGGTTGGTGCGACCGCATTGGCCATGGCGCTTTTTGGCTTTGCCCTGCCCGAAACCGCACGCGCACTGGCGATCCTGGGCGCCACTGCTTTTACCACGATCTGGGCCGGGTTTTTGATTGTGGGGAACCATTTCAGCTATTGGTTCTGCCATGAAGGGGCGCAAAACACGCATTACCAGATGACGCTCTGGGGACTTGGGACGCTGATCCTGCTGGCCCAGACCGCCTGA